Proteins found in one Herbiconiux sp. A18JL235 genomic segment:
- a CDS encoding SDR family NAD(P)-dependent oxidoreductase, protein MTSIEGRVAVVTGGASGIGRGIAEQLIAEGATVVIADVQQDALEATAAEIGAVGIRVDVTDPESVESLAAEVMERFGSVGILVNNAGVGPLARIADLKLADWKWLIDVNLWGVIHGVTTFLPLLQANPDGGHIVNTGSMASFAPMAGGGAYAVTKYGVAALTEALALELAEDGSPVHATLLAPGTVRTNIKTSTRNRPAGAEGALEDVDISEGVASELRWIDPIEAGRIVTRAIRNDDLYALTHPDWWGIVEARQTAIREAFEKYPAVVDSAGSES, encoded by the coding sequence ATGACCAGCATCGAAGGGCGCGTCGCCGTCGTCACCGGGGGAGCCTCCGGAATCGGCCGCGGCATCGCCGAGCAGCTCATCGCCGAAGGTGCGACGGTGGTGATCGCCGACGTGCAGCAGGATGCGCTCGAGGCGACAGCCGCCGAGATCGGCGCCGTGGGCATCCGGGTCGACGTCACCGACCCCGAGAGCGTCGAGTCGCTCGCGGCCGAGGTGATGGAGCGTTTCGGCTCGGTGGGCATCCTGGTGAACAACGCCGGGGTGGGGCCGCTCGCCCGCATCGCCGACCTCAAGCTCGCCGACTGGAAATGGCTCATCGACGTGAACCTGTGGGGGGTCATCCACGGGGTCACGACGTTCCTTCCGCTGCTGCAGGCGAACCCCGACGGCGGCCACATCGTCAACACGGGGTCGATGGCCTCGTTCGCGCCGATGGCGGGCGGCGGTGCCTACGCCGTGACCAAGTACGGCGTCGCCGCGCTCACCGAGGCCCTCGCGCTCGAGCTCGCCGAAGACGGGTCTCCGGTGCACGCCACCCTGCTCGCTCCGGGCACCGTGCGCACGAACATCAAGACCAGCACCCGCAACCGGCCCGCCGGTGCCGAGGGCGCGCTCGAAGACGTCGACATCTCAGAGGGCGTCGCCTCCGAACTCCGCTGGATCGACCCCATCGAGGCCGGCCGCATCGTCACCCGCGCCATCCGCAACGACGACCTCTACGCGCTCACCCACCCCGACTGGTGGGGCATCGTCGAGGCGCGGCAGACCGCCATCCGCGAGGCCTTCGAGAAGTACCCCGCCGTGGTGGACTCCGCCGGGAGCGAGTCGTGA
- a CDS encoding zinc-binding dehydrogenase yields the protein MSTWRGEAGVLRAIKEPFSIEQVELLPLDPTRVVVKTHASPFCSTDVKNWMGKLYKIPPTILGHASIGEVVEVGSAVPESAGIRVGQRVVVPGTPECGRCYYCSIGEPWQCSELFDLGGIYPDIAQGDDGAQISCAGCVGGYAEYMSISGNQVFPIESDLPSDVLSMLGCGISTGVGSVFNVAQVQPGESVAIVGAGHLGLWMLQAARLAGAGTVVVVEPHEGRRALAGELGADVLVDPGASGSGQAADDATEGAAEALAAVRAATGGRGADVVLEAAGPAVSQSFSVQAARRAGRIVLTGFEIGGATLPLPQVETALQSRRILSSQNGQVHMKSDLQRYTALLERGLLDPDPIITRRYPLAELDLARDRSGSLDDVCGIIVFDH from the coding sequence GTGAGCACCTGGCGCGGAGAGGCCGGCGTGCTGCGCGCCATCAAGGAGCCGTTCTCGATCGAGCAGGTCGAGTTGCTGCCGCTCGACCCCACCCGCGTGGTGGTGAAGACGCACGCCAGCCCGTTCTGCTCCACCGACGTGAAGAACTGGATGGGCAAGCTGTACAAGATCCCGCCCACCATCCTCGGGCACGCCTCCATCGGTGAGGTCGTCGAGGTGGGCTCGGCGGTGCCTGAGTCCGCCGGCATCAGGGTCGGCCAGCGCGTCGTCGTGCCGGGAACCCCCGAGTGCGGGCGCTGCTACTACTGCTCCATCGGCGAGCCGTGGCAGTGCAGCGAGCTCTTCGATCTCGGCGGCATCTACCCCGACATCGCCCAGGGCGACGACGGCGCGCAGATCTCCTGCGCCGGATGCGTGGGGGGCTACGCGGAGTACATGTCGATCTCGGGCAACCAGGTGTTCCCGATCGAGAGCGATCTCCCCTCCGACGTGCTGTCGATGCTCGGCTGCGGCATCTCCACCGGCGTGGGCTCGGTGTTCAACGTCGCCCAGGTGCAGCCGGGAGAATCGGTGGCCATCGTTGGTGCGGGGCACCTGGGTCTGTGGATGCTGCAGGCCGCCCGACTCGCCGGTGCCGGCACGGTCGTGGTCGTCGAACCGCACGAGGGGCGGCGTGCGCTCGCAGGTGAGCTCGGGGCCGACGTGCTCGTCGACCCCGGAGCCTCGGGGTCGGGCCAGGCCGCCGACGACGCGACCGAAGGCGCCGCCGAGGCGCTCGCCGCCGTGCGCGCCGCCACGGGCGGACGCGGCGCCGACGTGGTGCTCGAGGCCGCCGGCCCCGCGGTGTCGCAGAGCTTCTCCGTGCAGGCCGCGCGCCGCGCGGGCCGCATCGTGCTCACGGGGTTCGAGATCGGGGGCGCGACCCTGCCTCTGCCGCAGGTGGAGACCGCCTTGCAGAGCCGCCGCATCCTGAGCTCGCAGAACGGACAGGTGCACATGAAGAGCGACCTGCAGCGCTACACGGCGCTCCTCGAGCGGGGTCTGCTCGACCCCGACCCCATCATCACCCGCCGCTACCCCCTCG